The genomic interval GGATTACCGGTCGCAGCGTCGGCGAGTATTTCTCCGACCTGGTCGCGGCACCGCTTAATGCGGATGCATGGATCGGGCTACCAAGCCGCCAAAGTGCCCGAGTGGCTTCCATGCAGGTCGGATCGACCCTTTCCGAGCTGACCCGACAACAAGCCGCCGCGCGAAAGCCGGACACGATCGACTGGGGCCTGCAGGCAATGACGTTAGGTTTGGCCCTGCCCCCCGAGTTGGTCGCCCCCGGCGAGGGTTTCAACGATCCCGCGGTGCAGGCTGCAGAGATCCCGGGCGCCGGGGGAATCTCCACGGCGCGTGCACTGGCGAGCATCTGGTCATCAACGATCACGAACACAGATGGGGTTCGACTTCTCGACGACGCCACCGCCGCTGTCGCCACAGTCCCACAGAGCGAAGGTCCTCCCGTTTGGGATGTTCCGGCCCCGTGGCCCCGATGGGGAATGGGATTCCAGCTCGACTCGGAGGCTCGCCGATACCTCGGCCGGTCGGGATTCGGGCACGATGGCGCCGGCGGCCAGTCGGCTTTCGCTGACCCAGAGTTCGGCATCGGATTCGCCTTCCTCACAAACCAGATGGAGGCGATTGACGACCTCCGAGCGACGAGCATCATTGACGCGCTCAGGCACTGTCTCGCGTGACGTGCGCCAGTGACGGGGAATTCGGTTCGATAACTTCATGCCACGTGGGCGCGCCCACCAGCCGTGATATCAAGGACTGCGACGAGGCCGAGTGACGTCGGTATTCCCTGACAGCTCGACTTCCGCGACGTAAAGTTGTTGTGGTGTGGCGGGAGACGATGAACCGGAATGAGCTCCGCGTTGCGACGGGGCCGGGAACGGACGAGTCTTTCGGTCTGCGGTCTGACCGCTGTCGACGGCGCTCGAATTCTGAACGGTTTCGGCGCTTGAAAAGTGAACGGTTGCGGGCAGTCTAGCGACGGGTTTCGTCGGTGGTGGTGCGGATACTGGGGAGGCTGTCGATGCCTCGCCCGCGGAGCCGGTAGCTGGCGCCTTTGAGGGTGAGGACGTCGGCGTGGTGGACGATTCGGTCGATCATCGCGGCGGCGACTGCTTGGTCGCCGAAGACGCCGCCCCAGCCGCTGAACGGCAGGTTGGAGGTGAGGACGAGCGACGCGTGTTCGTAGCGAGATGAGACGAGCTGGAAGAACAGGTTCGCGGCGTCTTGCTCGAACGGGAGGTAGCCGACCTCGTCGACGATGATCAGCCCGTAGCGCCGCAACCGGGCGAGCTCCTGCGGGAGCCGGCCCTGCCGGTGCGCGTCGGTGAGGCGAGCGACCCAGTCCGTCGCGGTCGCGAACAACACCCGATGCCCATGCCGTGCAGCGACGATCCCGAGTGCCGTCGCGAGATGGGTCTTCCCGGTTCCGGGGGGACCCAGCAGCACGACGTTGCGGGCTTCCAGCAGGAACCCGCCCGACGCGAGAGACGCGATCTGCTGCCGACTCGCGGGTTGGGCATCCCAGTCGAAGTCCTCGAGCGTCTTCCGGGCCGGGAACCCGGCGGCTTTGATCCGCAGCTCCGCGCCGGACGCATTGCGGGCGCTCACTTCCCGTTCGAGGACGGCGGCGAGATAGTCCTCGAACGACCATCCGGCGTCGCGTGCTTGATCAGCCATCCGGCCGGCGGCTTCGTTGATCCGTGGTGCTTTCAGAGCGCTGGCGAGATAGGTGATCTGCTTCGCGGCGTCCGTTGTCTTCGTCGATGCCATCAGTCGGCCTCCTCACCGGCGAGACCGAACGCTCGGTCGTAGTCGCTCAGGTCCCGGGCCAGGTCATCGCCTGCGACGACAGCGCGAGGGTGCTGGAATTGCTTTCGAAGACGGGCTGCGAGCTCCACGTGCCCGGGATCGGTGACGGTCATCCCTCGCGCCCAGACCCGCGCGTGGTCGGCGACGACCCGCCCGTCTGCGCGGACTCTGACCCTGTCCAGGTCGGCTGACACGTCCACGAGCCGTCCGATGATCCGTGGATCGACGGAGTAGTCGTTCGTGTCGAGTCGGACGTAGTAGTCCCGTCCGAGACGGACCCGGTTCCGCCATCCCAGATGCAACGGGATCGGCGGCAACGGCAGCATCGCCGCCCGATCCGCGTCCAATCGATCGACCGGCGCCGCCTTCGTGGTGCGCACCACCCGGCCGTTGATCCGCTCCAACCATGCCGTGAACTGCGCGTCAAAGTCCGCCGGTGAAGTGAACGACCGGCCGGGCATGAACGACTTCTCGAACCATCCGTTGCGACGCTCAACGACACCCTTGGATTCCGGATCCTTCGGTGGCAACAGCACGAGCTTCGTCGCCAGCGTTCCCATGAACGCGTCCACCCCGGTCGCGTGTCGCTTCCCGCGGCCGATGCCGGGCTCGTTGTCCCAGATCAGCCGGCGCGGAACCCGACCCAGCTGTTGGATCAGCTCCCATGACCCCAGCAGCAGATCCTCGGTCTTGCGCGTCGGGATCATCCTGGCGGTGATGAATCGCGAATATGCCGGTGTGATCACCAGCACCGGTAACAGCTTTGTCGTGCCGTCCTCGAGCGGGATCTTCTTAGGCGGGAACCACAGATCGCACTGGGCCGCGTCACCGGGATCCCAGGTCAATCGGTCCGCAGGGTCGATTCTGCGATGCTCCGGTCGCAACCGTTTCACGTTCTCCCGGAACCACGTGATCGAGCCCGGCCATTCGACCCGCTCGGCGATCACCACCGCCGGCAACTCCGGATCGTTCTCAAGCAGGGCACGCACCCGCGCCTCGAACGGAGAGAACGACGTCGGGGCCGCTCGCCGCTCATATCTGGGCGGCGCATCTGACTGCACCGCCTTCACGACGGTGGTTCGCGAGATCCCCAACCGCTCAGCGATACGCGCCTTCGGCACGCCCTCCGCCGCCAGCCTCCTGATCAGCGCCCAATCCTCCAAAGTGATCACTCTCCAATCGTTGAGTGTTCACTTTTCAACCGTCGTTACTGTCCAGTTTTCGAGCGTCGTCGACAACCGCTCATGACCCCAAGTTCAGAAGGAGCAACTTCTTGTCTCCTCTGGCAACTCGACCGGGCGATCTTCTGCGCAAGGCCCGAGGCGCATCATCGCCGGACTGATGCCCATAGCGTCGAGCCAGCACTCAAAGGATGGCGTTGAGTCGGCGCGCAATGTCCTGGGGACTAGCGCCGGCCCTCAACGCGACCGCAATCGCGCAGTAACGGAGTGACGCGTTCTTCTCGGTGCGGTCCGGGGCCAACCGGATGGTGAGGGAAGGGATGGTCGTCGCGTCGCCACCGGCGGCGCCGAACGCCGTCACCGACCCCAGATCCAGTCGCACCGCATTGCACGTGGCCGACACACTCGTCACCGACGTGCGCAGTGCCCCGTCGGAGATTTGAGTGCCGTGACGCCCCTGGACGGTGCCCTGGGTCGCTCCGTCGATGAAGAGCTGCCCGGACTCCACACCTACGCGATCAGCACGCAAAGCGCCGACGAACGACGCTGGGCCGTACTGCCACTGCGCTGGCGCTCGAGCTCCGTCGCGCGCCGACCATACGGCGGCCCCCCACTGCTGATCCGCACCACTGAAGCAGTCCCAGATCTGCAGGGGAGCGCCATCCCGCCCTCGCGGGCCATCTACGTCCAGGCACTTGCCAGTGGACGGATTGAGCAAGGTGCCATTGGCGTGCAGATTCCAGAGTTGAGCGGCAGTTCCGTTACAGCGGTATGCCTGAACACGCGTGCCATTCGCACTGCCCGCAGCAACAACGTCGAGGCACTTATCCAGCGATCGGACCGTGCCGTCCGTCGGACGTGACCAGGACTGCGCATCTGCATTAGTACAGGTGTGCAGGCTGACGCGGCTGGCGTCAGCTCCACTTGGCGGCCCCACCTCCAGGCACATTCCTCCGAGTCCGACCAACGGTCCCCTGGCCACGGGAAAAGCGAAGCGCTGGGTCTCGTCGTCGACGCACCCGCGGATGCCCAGTTCGGAATCGGTCGTCGCCGTAATGCATCCATTGCCCGTCGATGTCGCAAGCTGATCTTCTTGGCCGATCCAACGCTGTGCACGATTCCCGTCGCAAGTGCGGAGCTGAACGAGATATCCGAAGTTCCCGTACGTGCCGCTGTCGAGACACTTGCCGAGCGCTCGTAATGTTCCGTCGGCAAAGGGCTGCCACGTCTGCGCGGGTGTGCCGTTGCACTCGTACAACTGAATGGACGTTCCGTCGGCGGTCTCAGCCCCCGCCACATCGAGGCACGAGCCGCCTGGGCCCAGCACTATCCCGACAGGCGGTTGATCAGGCGTGGTCGCAGCAGCAGCGGAGATCGGAACGGAAAGACTGAGAGCTGCCACGAACGTTGCCAGCAGTCTTGCCATTGGAGGGAACTTCGCACGCCGGGCCATAGACGCTCCAATCTTCGGATTCGGTCAAGAGCCGCCGTGGCCGTACTCGCAGAGACAGTCCGCTCGTCCGACTTGGCAGTCCCCGACTTTATCGTCTTCTTAGACTAAGACCAAGCTTTAGCTCAAGATCCGCCCTGCAGGGGCAAGACTGCATTCGACGAGGATCCCGAACGAGTCAGACAGATACCGCCAAGTCCGCGATCAGTTCTTGACTTGTTGCGATAGTCGCGAGCAGCACGAGGGATTGGATCGTCGCATCATGGATCTCCTGAGTGGCTGCCGAACTCGCATCCTCCACGAGCACGACGTTGAAGCCGAGGTCTGCGGCGGATCGCACGGTGCTCTCGACGGAGACGTTGGTAGCCACGCCGAAGATGACCACGGTCTTGATGCCTTGATCTCGCAGCAGCTGTTCGAGAATGCTCCCGGCGAATCCGCTGACACGCTCGTTGGTGAGAACGATGTCGCGGTCGCCGGGACGGACCGCCTCGAGGATCTCCGTTTGCCAGGTGCCATTCACCAAGCACTTGTGTTCGGCGACGATGCTCATCAAAGGTGAGTTTGTGACGAGAGTTTCGTGGCCGGCATCCCAACCCACGCGGGTGTAATAGACGGGAAGCGAGGCGGCACGTGCGGCCTCGAGCACAGCTGCGCCTTTCTCGACGATTCCGCGTTCGGAAGCGCTGGCTGCGAAGAAGGGACCGAACGCGCCGTCTGGCTGGACGATGTCATTCTGAAGATGGACGGCGATGACGGCAGCGTGTGCGATGTCGATTGTCATGATGGACTCCTGTTGCTCAGAATGTTGCGCCGGGCGCGATGACCACGTTTGTAAAGCCGCCGGTTCGGCTCTCTAGCGAGGCCAGAGCTTCATTGACTGCCGAGAGCGGAAACACCTCGTGGTCGAACACCGAGAGATCCAGGGTCCCGGCGGCCGCCATCGCAGCCATGTCCTGACCTTCAGCCACGGAGAACCAGAGCGATCCGATCACGCTGATCTGGAAGCACATCAGACGGAACATCTCAAGCGGAAGATCCTCTGACATGCCTCCGATGTCGACCATGCGACCGCCGCGACGGAGGGACTCGATTCCGGCGAGTGTGATTTCTTTCGGCGCCCCGGGACCAACAGCATCGATGAAGATGTCGGCTCCCAGCCCGTCTGTGTGTGAGCGAACCCACTCGGGGATCGGCTGCTCGCCGTGGGAAATCGTGACGATCCGTCGCGGCGAGAGGAGGCGAACGCGCTCCAGAAGCTCGGGGTTGCGCGCCATGACGAGGATCTTCGGTGCACCCATCGCCAGCGCATTAAGTACGGCTCCTACGCCGAGCGTGCCCGTACCACCATTGATAAGCACGGTCGTGCCGGAGCCAGCGCCGGCCTTCCGGAGCGCGGAGTACGCGGTTCCGAGGTAGCCGAACCGGCACGCCTGTTCGAAACTGACTTCATCCGGGAGGATCACCAGACCGTCAGCCGGCGCCTTCTGGAACTCACAGAATCCACCCTGGGGATAGTCCTCGAAGATCGTCTGGGATCCTTCGCCGAAGCCGAAGTATCCCTGGAAGGTGTAGGCCGGGTCATTGATCCGCTCTCCCCGCCGGGATGCGTGCGAATCACCAGAGTCACGACCGGGGTTCAGATAGACCCGGTCGCCCGGGCGAACATTCCGCACCTGGGTGCCCACGTCCACAACGACGCCGGCGGAGTCCAGCCCGAAGATGGCCGGCAGCTGAGGGAGGGGGAGGAACGGGAACCAGTCGGGATACGACGTGATGACGTTCTTGAGGTTCGGGACGACGTTGCACGCCTCTACTCGGATGACGACATCTCGCTCGCCGGGAGTGGGTCGCTCTACCTCGTCGAGTTGGAACCGGCCACCGATCTCGTGGAGGCGTGCGGCATTCATCGTCAGGGTCACAGAATCGTCGATGTCGACTTCCGCTGCGGTAACTGTGCTCATCAGTTGACTCCTTCGTCAAAGTTCGGCCCTCGAGCCTTCGCGTCGCGGTGGACGTGGGAACCACCCTAGCGACTGGCATGCAAGCATGCAAGCATGCAAACTGCTAATCTGGGAGGCGCGGAGGCGCAGCCTGCGCCTCCCCGCTGCCGAAGGACTTCGCGCGGTGAATACGATGACCAAGGTCGCCAGCGTGAGAATCTCTCAATCCCTCCGTGCGGTAGTCCGCGACCTCACGCGTATCGGCCCCCATAACAACGCGCATGCGCCGGCGATCCGCCTCGGGATCTCAACACTCGCTCCCGCCCTGCTACTGCTGTCCCTGGGCCGGGACGACCTGATCCCCTACGCGCTCCTCGCCTCAACGGTCGCCGTCTACGGGCGCGCGAGTAATCGGTGGTCACGGGTTCGCATGCAGGCGCAGGCGGCGAGTGCGATCGTGCTGGCCATCACACTCGGCGCGATTGTCGCGGGAGCGCCCTCGTGGGTGCTCGTCTGCGGTGCCGCAATGACCGCAGGCGTCACAACCCTGTTGTCTGATCGCTTGCGTTGGGCGCCTGGCGGCGCGCTGTTCCCGACATTCAGTTTCGGAGTCGCCTCGTCGATTTCCGGCGCGGACATCGGAACGATTGTCATCACCGCTGTGCTAGCCGCTGCGTTCGCACTGAGCATGGCTGCGGTCGCTTCGGCGCGCAACCCGAGTGGAAACGCTCACGTGCCAGCATCCCCAACTCCATCGTCGCGCGTGAGTATCACCCACGCGACGGTATGCATGGTCGGCGGGCTGCTCTCCGGTCTGCTGGCGGTGATGCTCGGGTTTCCGAATCCGTACTGGGCGGTCGTGGCGGCCGTCGTTCCCATCGTGGGCATGTATTCGGCCGCGCAGTTGCTGCGCGCGGTCCACCGATTGGTGGGTACTGCCGTCGGCCTGCTGATCGCGCTTGTCCTGTCGGCCTTTTCGCTTAGTCCGATAGCCACACTCCTCGTGATCGCAGCCCTCCTGGTGGGTACCGAGCTGGTGATCGCGCGCAATTACTCGTTGGCGATGTTGTTCGTCACGCCGGCGATCATTGAGATGAGTCTGCTGGGAGTCGAGCGATATCCCGTCGCAGAGTTGCTGCAGGCACGCTTGTGGGAGACGATCATGGGGGTTTGTATTGCGACACTCCTGGTCGGCGCTACACACCGGGTACGGCATCCTCGCGGTTCGTCTGATTCGCGCCGGCGCGGGTCCTGAGGCTAACTCGCCGTACCCACCACGCCGCCTCTCTTGCGCGAGGCGAGGGCTAGAGGCTGGCGCTGCCCGTCGTGTCGCGACCACGGCTGCCCGGCGAGACATCGATCGGATCGCCATACCACGTGAGTCCTTCGGGAAAGTCGACCGGCTTCCACTCGATCGGCTCCCAATCAGGCTCGAAGATCAGGTAGCCCCCTGCGTAGAGCTCCACGCGGTGATCGGAACCGGGGTCGTGGACGTAGAGATACATCGCCTGGCCGATTCCGTGCTTGCCTGGTCCGACGCCGAAAGAGACGTCAAGATCGCGAAGGATGTCGGCCGCAGTGAGCGCATCCGACATGTTCTCGAGGTTGTAAGCGAGGTGGTGGAGCTGGCCGGACTTCTCATCGCGGTTCGCGACGATCGCAAGATCATGCATCTGCGGCGTTACCGACATCCACGACGCCATGACGGTACTTGGGCTGTCGGGAAGGTAAGCGAACTCACGTCGTTTGAATCCAAGGTTCTCGCGCACCCACTGCTCTGCCTCGTTGATCGTGGACGGCGAAGTCTGCACGTTGAAGTGATCCAG from Microbacterium pumilum carries:
- a CDS encoding serine hydrolase domain-containing protein — encoded protein: MNVQLDGTVATGLEPVRDAFEASFRGKPEMGAALAIRFRGEVVADLWGGLADPSQRIPWRKDTLSVIFSCTKGLVSILAARLVQDGLLDYQAPVAEYWPEFAVAGKSGVRVMDLLAHRSGLSAPREPLELGQIIHWDTVVRQLGAQEPLWEPGTGYAYHAITHGWLIGEVIRRITGRSVGEYFSDLVAAPLNADAWIGLPSRQSARVASMQVGSTLSELTRQQAAARKPDTIDWGLQAMTLGLALPPELVAPGEGFNDPAVQAAEIPGAGGISTARALASIWSSTITNTDGVRLLDDATAAVATVPQSEGPPVWDVPAPWPRWGMGFQLDSEARRYLGRSGFGHDGAGGQSAFADPEFGIGFAFLTNQMEAIDDLRATSIIDALRHCLA
- a CDS encoding ricin-type beta-trefoil lectin domain protein gives rise to the protein MARLLATFVAALSLSVPISAAAATTPDQPPVGIVLGPGGSCLDVAGAETADGTSIQLYECNGTPAQTWQPFADGTLRALGKCLDSGTYGNFGYLVQLRTCDGNRAQRWIGQEDQLATSTGNGCITATTDSELGIRGCVDDETQRFAFPVARGPLVGLGGMCLEVGPPSGADASRVSLHTCTNADAQSWSRPTDGTVRSLDKCLDVVAAGSANGTRVQAYRCNGTAAQLWNLHANGTLLNPSTGKCLDVDGPRGRDGAPLQIWDCFSGADQQWGAAVWSARDGARAPAQWQYGPASFVGALRADRVGVESGQLFIDGATQGTVQGRHGTQISDGALRTSVTSVSATCNAVRLDLGSVTAFGAAGGDATTIPSLTIRLAPDRTEKNASLRYCAIAVALRAGASPQDIARRLNAIL
- the istB gene encoding IS21-like element helper ATPase IstB is translated as MASTKTTDAAKQITYLASALKAPRINEAAGRMADQARDAGWSFEDYLAAVLEREVSARNASGAELRIKAAGFPARKTLEDFDWDAQPASRQQIASLASGGFLLEARNVVLLGPPGTGKTHLATALGIVAARHGHRVLFATATDWVARLTDAHRQGRLPQELARLRRYGLIIVDEVGYLPFEQDAANLFFQLVSSRYEHASLVLTSNLPFSGWGGVFGDQAVAAAMIDRIVHHADVLTLKGASYRLRGRGIDSLPSIRTTTDETRR
- a CDS encoding VOC family protein encodes the protein MTISDRYDPGPQLAHAGTIDLGTKNLERSLWFFRDILGMEEVERVGDTAYLRAYQELGHHSLVLTQQDDAIVNSYGFRVKRPQDVELFNEELQRLEVETVEVPAGSERGRGTAVRFLVPGGDHPFELYYDMDRPQAAEGLRSKLPSNSSTRRGLGVRRLDHFNVQTSPSTINEAEQWVRENLGFKRREFAYLPDSPSTVMASWMSVTPQMHDLAIVANRDEKSGQLHHLAYNLENMSDALTAADILRDLDVSFGVGPGKHGIGQAMYLYVHDPGSDHRVELYAGGYLIFEPDWEPIEWKPVDFPEGLTWYGDPIDVSPGSRGRDTTGSASL
- a CDS encoding isochorismatase family cysteine hydrolase — its product is MTIDIAHAAVIAVHLQNDIVQPDGAFGPFFAASASERGIVEKGAAVLEAARAASLPVYYTRVGWDAGHETLVTNSPLMSIVAEHKCLVNGTWQTEILEAVRPGDRDIVLTNERVSGFAGSILEQLLRDQGIKTVVIFGVATNVSVESTVRSAADLGFNVVLVEDASSAATQEIHDATIQSLVLLATIATSQELIADLAVSV
- a CDS encoding alcohol dehydrogenase catalytic domain-containing protein, which gives rise to MSTVTAAEVDIDDSVTLTMNAARLHEIGGRFQLDEVERPTPGERDVVIRVEACNVVPNLKNVITSYPDWFPFLPLPQLPAIFGLDSAGVVVDVGTQVRNVRPGDRVYLNPGRDSGDSHASRRGERINDPAYTFQGYFGFGEGSQTIFEDYPQGGFCEFQKAPADGLVILPDEVSFEQACRFGYLGTAYSALRKAGAGSGTTVLINGGTGTLGVGAVLNALAMGAPKILVMARNPELLERVRLLSPRRIVTISHGEQPIPEWVRSHTDGLGADIFIDAVGPGAPKEITLAGIESLRRGGRMVDIGGMSEDLPLEMFRLMCFQISVIGSLWFSVAEGQDMAAMAAAGTLDLSVFDHEVFPLSAVNEALASLESRTGGFTNVVIAPGATF
- a CDS encoding FUSC family protein, giving the protein MTKVASVRISQSLRAVVRDLTRIGPHNNAHAPAIRLGISTLAPALLLLSLGRDDLIPYALLASTVAVYGRASNRWSRVRMQAQAASAIVLAITLGAIVAGAPSWVLVCGAAMTAGVTTLLSDRLRWAPGGALFPTFSFGVASSISGADIGTIVITAVLAAAFALSMAAVASARNPSGNAHVPASPTPSSRVSITHATVCMVGGLLSGLLAVMLGFPNPYWAVVAAVVPIVGMYSAAQLLRAVHRLVGTAVGLLIALVLSAFSLSPIATLLVIAALLVGTELVIARNYSLAMLFVTPAIIEMSLLGVERYPVAELLQARLWETIMGVCIATLLVGATHRVRHPRGSSDSRRRGS
- the istA gene encoding IS21 family transposase; its protein translation is MITLEDWALIRRLAAEGVPKARIAERLGISRTTVVKAVQSDAPPRYERRAAPTSFSPFEARVRALLENDPELPAVVIAERVEWPGSITWFRENVKRLRPEHRRIDPADRLTWDPGDAAQCDLWFPPKKIPLEDGTTKLLPVLVITPAYSRFITARMIPTRKTEDLLLGSWELIQQLGRVPRRLIWDNEPGIGRGKRHATGVDAFMGTLATKLVLLPPKDPESKGVVERRNGWFEKSFMPGRSFTSPADFDAQFTAWLERINGRVVRTTKAAPVDRLDADRAAMLPLPPIPLHLGWRNRVRLGRDYYVRLDTNDYSVDPRIIGRLVDVSADLDRVRVRADGRVVADHARVWARGMTVTDPGHVELAARLRKQFQHPRAVVAGDDLARDLSDYDRAFGLAGEEAD